A single region of the Salmo salar chromosome ssa16, Ssal_v3.1, whole genome shotgun sequence genome encodes:
- the LOC106573200 gene encoding CCR4-NOT transcription complex subunit 1 isoform X12, giving the protein MNLDSLSLALSQISYLVDNLTKKNYRASQQEIQHIVNRHGPEADRHLLRCLFSHVDFSGDGKSSGKDFHQFLIQECVSLISKPNFISTLCYAIDNPLHYQKSLKPSSHLFTQLSKVLKLSKVQEVIFGLALLNSCNADLRGFAAQFVKQKLPDLLRSYVDADLGVNQEGGFQDIAIEVLHLLLSHLLFGQKGASGVGQEQIDAFLKTLCRDFPQARCPVVLAPLLYPEKRDILMDRILPDSGELAKTMMESSLAEFMQEVGYGFCASLDECRNIILQYGVREVTASQVARVLGMMARTHSGLSDGIPLQSISAPGSGIWSDGKDKSDGSQAHTWNVEVLIDVVKEVNPNLNFKEVTYELDHPGFMIRDSKGLQMVVYGIQRGLGMEVFPVDLIYRPWKHAEGQLSFIQHSLMSPDVFCFADYPCHTVAIDILKAPPEDDNREIATWKSLDLVESLLRLSEVGQYEQVKQLFSFPIKHCPDMLVLALLQISTSWHTLRHELISTLMPIFLGNHPNSAIILHYAWHGQGQSPSIRQLIMHSMAEWYMRGEQYDQAKLSRILDVAQDLKSLSMLLNGTPFAFVIDLAALASRREYLKLDKWLTDKIREHGVGGEPFIQACVTFLKRRCPSIMGGLAPEKDQPKSAQLPPETMATMLGCLQACAGSVSQELSETILTMVANCSNVMNKARQPPPGVMPKGRAPSTSSLDAISPVQVSVSPLQMDPLTAMGSLNLSSSATSHTQSMQGFPTPLGSAFSNPQSPAKAFPPLSNPNPSTPFGGIGSLSSQLGNTGPLGSGIGSGLGMPAVSSDPFGTRKMSTPGLNPTTFQQSKMKASDLSQVWPEANQHFSKEIDDEANSYFQRIYNHPPHPTMSVDEVLEMLQRFKDSTIKREREVFNCMLRNLFEEYRFFPQYPDKELHITACLFGGIIEKGLVTYMALGLALRYVLEALRKPFGSKMYYFGIAALDRFKNRLKDYPQYCQHLASIGHFLQFPLHLQECVQYIEYGQQSRDPPVKMQGSITTPGSLALAQAQAQSQPPKAPQPGQPSTLVTTATATTTVAKTTTITRPTPGSFKKDVPPSINTTNIDTLLVATDQTERIVEPPENVQEKIAFIFNNLSQSNMTQKVEELKETVKEEFMPWVSQYLVMKRVSIEPNFHSLYSNFLDTLKNPEFVKMVLNETYRNIKVLLTSDKAAANFSDRSLLKNLGHWLGMITLAKNKPILYTDLEVKSLLLEAYVKGQQELLYVVPFVAKVLESSLRSVSHQAEYLPELTGSQSFQAEYLQQQTGSQPELDDVDHYRQYYSPSPEEAKRLKIFRPQNPWTMAIMNVLAELHTEHDLKLNLKFEIEVLCKNLSLDINDLKPGTLLKDKDKLKSLEEQLSAPKKEAKPPEEMIPIVSTAAPSTPAPTTTCSATGPPTPQFSYHDINVYALAGLAPHINININIPLLQAHPQLKQCVRQSIERAVQELVHPVVDRSIKIAMTTCEQIVRKDFALDSEESRMRVAAHHMMRNLTAGMAMITCREPLLMSIATNLKNSFAAALRAPTPQQREMMEEAAARVAQDNCELACCFIQKTAVEKAGPEMDKRLATEFELRKHARQEGRRYCDPVVLTYQAERMPEQIRLKVGGVDPKQLAVYEEFARNVPGFLPSNDLSQPTGFLAQPMKQQAWATDDVAQIYDKCMADLEQHLHAIPPALAMNPQTQALRSLLEAVALARNSRDGIAALGLLQKAVEGLLDATSGADADLLLRYRECHLLVLKALQDGRAYGPLWCNKQITRCLIECRDEYKYNVEAVELLIRNHLVNMQQYDLHLAQSMENGLHYMAVAFAMQLVKLLLVDERSVSHITEADLFHTIETLMRTSAHSRANAPEGLPQLMDVVRSNYEAMIDRAHGGPNFMMHSGISQASEYDDPPGLREKAEYLLREWVNLYHSAAAGRDSTKAFSAFVGQMHQQGILKTDDLITRFFRLCTEMCVEISYRAQAEQQHNPAASAAIIRAKCYHNLDAFVRLIALLVKHSGEATNTVTKINLLNKVLGIVVGVLIQDHDVRQTEFQQLPYHRIFIMLLLELNAPEHVLETINFQTLTAFCNTFHILRPTKAPGFVYAWLELISHRIFIARMLAHTPQQKGWPMYAQLLIDLFKYLAPFLRNVELNKPMQILYKGTLRVLLVLLHDFPEFLCDYHYGFCDVIPPNCIQLRNLILSAFPRNMRLPDPFTPNLKVDMLSEINIAPRILTNFTGVMPSQFKKDLDSYLKTRSPVTFLSELRSNLQVGGATLGPWKYLQHNDTSLEQVSNEPGNRYNIQLINALVLYVGTQAIAHIHNKGSTPSMSTITHSAHMDIFQNLAVDLDTEGRYLFLNAIANQLRYPNSHTHYFSCTMLYLFAEANTEAIQEQITRVLLERLIVNRPHPWGLLITFIELIKNPAFKFWSHDFVHCAPEIEKLFQSVAQCCMGQKQAQQVMEGTGAS; this is encoded by the exons ATGAATCTTGACTCGCTCTCGCTGGCTTTGTCTCAAATCAGCTACCTGGTGGACAATTTAACAAAGAAAAACTACAGAGCCAGCCAGCAGGAAATACAGCAT ATTGTGAATCGTCACGGCCCTGAGGCGGACAGGCATTTATTACGCTGTCTCTTCTCCCATGTGGATTTCAGTGGTGATGGTAAAAGCAGTGGCAAAGATTTTCATCAG TTTCTGATCCAGGAGTGTGTTTCACTGATTTCAAAGCCTAATTTTATTTCAACACTTTGCTACGCCATCGACAATCCTTTGCACTACCAGAAG AGTTTGAAGCCGTCGTCCCACTTGTTTACTCAGTTGAGTAAAGTTCTCAAGCTAAGCAAGGTTCAAGAA GTGATATTTGGCCTTGCTTTGCTCAATTCGTGCAACGCAGACCTTCGTGGTTTTG CCGCGCAGTTCGTCAAACAAAAGCTCCCTGATCTCCTCCGCTCGTACGTGGACGCGGACCTTGGCGTTAACCAGGAAGGTGGCTTCCAAGATATTGCCATAGAGGTCCTGCACCTGCTCCTCTCCCATCTTCTGTTTGGCCAGAAGGGAGCCAGTGGCGTCGGACAAGAGCAGATTGACGCTTTCCTCAAGACACTGTGCAGAG ATTTCCCGCAGGCGCGCTGCCCTGTGGTGCTTGCACCGCTGCTGTACCCTGAAAAACGGGACATTCTGATGGACAGGATTCTGCCAGACTCGGGAGAGTTAGCCAAGACCATGATGGAGAGTTCTCTTGCAGAGTTCATGCAGGAAGTTGGCTATGGCTTTTGTGCAAG TCTTGATGAATGCCGCAACATAATTCTGCAGTATGGGGTGCGAGAGGTTACTGCCAGCCAGGTGGCCAGGGTCCTGGGGATGATGGCTCGTACCCACTCTGGCTTGTCTGATGGAATCCCCCTACAG TCCATCTCTGCTCCGGGCAGTGGCATTTGGAGTGATGGAAAGGACAAAAGTGATGGTTCTCAGGCCCACACTTGGAATGTAGAAGTTCTGATTGACGTGGTCAAAGAAGTT AACCCCAATCTCAACTTCAAAGAGGTGACCTACGAGCTCGATCACCCTGGCTTTATGATCCGGGACAGTAAGGGACTTCAGATGGTGGTGTATGGGATCCAGAGGGGCCTGGGTATGGAGGTGTTCCCTGTCGATCTCATCTACCGGCCCTGGAAGCATGCTGAGGGACAG CTGTCATTCATTCAGCACTCCCTCATGAGCCCAGATGTGTTCTGCTTCGCTGACTACCCCTGCCACACTGTAGCCATCGACATACTGAAGGCGCCACCCGAGGACGATAACAGGGAGATAGCCACCTG GAAGAGCCTGGACCTGGTGGAGAGCCTCCTGCGCCTCTCTGAGGTGGGCCAGTACGAGCAGGTGAAGCAGCTCTTCAGTTTCCCCATCAAACACTGTCCTGACATGTTGGTGCTGGCACTGCTGCAGATCAGCACCTCTTGGCACACCCTGCGCCATGAGCTCATCTCCACCCTCATGCCCATCTTCCTGGGCAACCACCCCAACTCCGCCATCATCTTGCACTACGCGTGGCACGGACAGGGCCAGTCCCCCTCTATCCGTCAGCTGATCATGCACTCGATGGCAGAGTGGTACATGAGAGGAGAGCAGTACGACCAGGCCAAGCTGTCCCGCATCCTGGATGTGGCCCAGGACTTGAAG tctctttcaATGCTGCTAAATGGTACTCCATTTGCCTTTGTTATTGACCTTGCTGCACTTGCCTCTCGCCGTGAATACCTCAAACTTGACAAATGGCTGACTGACAAAATCCGAGAGCACGGGGTGGGTGGC GAGCCCTTCATCCAGGCATGTGTAACGTTCCTGAAAAGACGCTGTCCCTCTATTATGGGTGGTCTTGCCCCAGAGAAGGACCAGCCCAAAAGCGCCCAGCTTCCCCCGGAAACGATGGCTACCATGCTGGGCTGTCTGCAGGCCTGTGCAGG GAGTGTGTCTCAAGAGCTCTCTGAGACTATCTTGACCATGGTTGCCAACTGTAGCAACGTCATGAACAAAGCCCGCCAGCCACCACCGGGGGTCATGCCAAAGGGACGTGCTCCCAGCACCAGCAGTCTAGACGCCATTTCCCCTGTGCAGGTATCGGTGTCTCCTCTCCAG ATGGATCCCCTGACAGCCATGGGTTCGCTGAACCTGAGCAGCTCTGccacctctcacacacagagcatgCAGGGCTTCCCTACCCCGCTGGGCTCTGCCTTCAGCAACCCCCAGTCCCCAGCTAAGGCCTTCCCTCCACtgtccaaccccaaccccagcaCACCATTTGGGGGGATTGGGAGCCTCTCTTCACAGCTAGGTAACACAG GTCCTCTGGGATCAGGCATTGGTTCTGGTCTTGGAATGCCAGCGGTGAGCAGCGATCCGTTTGGGACGAGGAAGATGAGCACACCGGGCCTGAATCCGACCACCTTTCAGCAGAGTAAGATGAAGGCCT CTGACCTATCTCAGGTGTGGCCCGAGGCTAACCAGCACTTTAGTAAGGAGATTGACGATGAGGCTAACAGTTACTTCCAGCGCATCTACAACCACCCCCCACACCCCACCATGTCTGTTGATGAG GTGCTGGAGATGTTACAGAGGTTCAAGGACTCCACCATCAAGCGAGAGCGGGAGGTCTTTAACTGTATGCTGAGGAATTTGTTCGAGGAGTACCGTTTCTTCCCCCAGTACCCCGACAAGGAGCTGCACATCACCGCCTGCCTGTTCGGGGGGATCATCGAGAAGGGTCTTGTCACATACATGGCCCTTGGACTGGCCCTCAGATATGTCCTTGAAGCCTTAAGGAAGCCATTTGGATCCAAAATGTATTACTTTGGAATCGCTGCTCTAGATAGATTCAAAAATAG GCTGAAGGACTATCCACAATATTGTCAGCACTTGGCCTCGATCGGCCACTTTCTGCAATTCCCCCTTCATTTACAAGAG TGCGTGCAGTATATCGAGTATGGCCAACAGTCACGGGATCCTCCAGTGAAGATGCAAGGATCCATCACCACCCCTGGAAGCCTGGCGTTGGCTCAAGCTCAGGCCCAGTCTCAGCCTCCCAAAGCCCCCCAGCCTGGACAGCCCAGCACCCTGGTCACCACAGCTACCGCCACCACCACTGTCGCCAAAACCACTACCATCACCCGACCTACCCCTGGCAGCTTCAAGAAGGATGTGCCG CCCTCCATCAACACCACAAACATTGACACTCTGCTGGTAGCAACAGACCAAACTGAGAGGATTGTGGAACCCCCAGAAAATGTTCAAGAGAAAATTGCTTTTATCTTCAATAACCTGTCACAATCCAACATGACACAGAAG GTTGAGGAGTTAAAGGAAACTGTGAAAGAGGAGTTTATGCCCTGGGTCTCCCAGTATCTTGTCATGAAGAGGGTCAGCATCGAGCCCAACTTCCACAGCCTATACTCCAACTTTCTAGACACCCTGAAGAACCCTGAGTTTGTCAAAATGGTTCTGAATGAAACTTACAGAAACATCAAG GTTCTCCTTACCTCTGATAAGGCAGCTGCAAACTTCTCTGATCGATCCCTACTGAAGAATTTGGGCCACTGGCTTGGCATGATCACTCTGGCTAAAAACAAGCCCATCCTGTACACG GATTTGGAGGTGAAATCCCTGTTGTTAGAAGCCTATGTCAAGGGGCAGCAGGAGCTACTGTATGTGGTCCCGTTTGTAGCCAAAGTCCTGGAATCCAGTTTGCGTAGCGTG TCCCATCAGGCAGAGTACCTACCGGAGCTGACAGGGAGCCAGTCCTTCCAGGCAGAATACCTACAGCAGcagacaggcagccagccagAACTAGATGATGTAGACCATTATAGGCAGTATTATAGCCCATCTCCAGAAGAAGCAAAGAGGCTCAAA ATCTTCCGACCTCAGAATCCCTGGACCATGGCCATCATGAATGTTCTGGCAGAGTTGCATACGGAACATGATCTGAAG CTGAACTTAAAGTTTGAGATTGAGGTGCTGTGTAAGAACTTATCACTGGACATCAACGACCTGAAGCCTGGCACCCTGCTGAAAGACAAAGACAAGTTGAAGAGTCTGGAGGAGCAGCTCTCTGCACCAAAGAAAGAGGCCAAGCCCCCTGAAGAAATGATCCCTATTGTTAGCACAG CTGCACCATCCACTCCCGCCCCGACCACCACTTGCTCAGCTACTGGGCCCCCTACCCCGCAGTTTAGCTATCATGACATCAATGTGTACGCCCTTGCAGGGCTAGCCCCTCACATCAATATCAACATCAAC ATCCCCTTGCTTCAAGCCCACCCTCAGCTCAAGCAGTGTGTGAGACAGTCCATTGAGCGGGCTGTGCAAGAGCTCGTCCACCCCGTAGTGGACCGCTCCATCAAGATCGCCATGACCACCTGCGAGCAGATCGTCAGGAAGGACTTTGCTCTGGACTCGGAGGAGTCGCGCATGCGTGTGGCAGCTCATCATATGATGCGCAACCTGACTGCCGGCATGGCCATGATCACCTGCCGGGAGCCCCTGCTCATGAGCATCGCCACCAACCTGAAGAACAGCTTTGCCGCTGCCCTCCGG GCCCCCACCCCCcagcagagagagatgatggaggAGGCTGCTGCCAGGGTCGCCCAGGACAACTGTGAGCTGGCCTGCTGCTTCATCCAGaagactgcagtggagaaggctGGCCCAGAGATGGACAAGAGGCTGGCGACG GAGTTTGAGCTGAGGAAGCACGCCCGCCAGGAGGGCCGTCGCTACTGTGACCCCGTTGTGCTGACCTACCAGGCCGAGCGCATGCCAGAGCAGATCAGACTCAAG GTTGGAGGCGTAGACCCCAAACAGCTGGCGGTGTATGAGGAGTTTGCCCGGAATGTTCCAGGCTTCCTACCAAGCAACGACCTGTCTCAGCCCACAGGATTCCTTGCCCAGCCCATGAAG caacaggcaTGGGCCACGGACGACGTGGCTCAGATCTATGACAAGTGCATGGCAGACCTGGAGCAGCACCTCCACGCCATCCCTCCAGCGCTGGCCATGAACCCTCAGACCCAGGCTTTGCGCAGCCTGCTGGAGGCCGTGGCCCTAGCCAGGAACTCCCGGGACGGCATCGCCGCTCTGGGTCTGCTGCAGAAG gCTGTGGAGGGTCTGCTGGATGCTACCAGTGGTGCCGATGCTGACTTGCTTCTGCGGTACAGAGAGTGCCACCTGCTGGTGCTCAAAGCCCTCCAGGACGGCCGGGCATACGGGCCACTGTGGTGCAACAAGCAGATTACCAG GTGCCTGATTGAGTGCCGTGATGAGTACAAGTACAACGTTGAGGCTGTGGAGCTGCTGATCAGAAACCACCTGGTCAACATGCAGCAGTATGACCTGCACCTGGCACAG TCTATGGAGAATGGGCTGCACTACATGGCGGTGGCGTTTGCCATGCAGCTGGTGAAGCTGCTGttggtggatgagcgcagtgtgAGCCACATTACCGAGGCAGACTTGTTCCACACTATCGAGACTCTGATGCGAACCAGCGCCCACTCCAGGGCCAACGCACCTGAGGG GCTTCCTCAGCTGATGGACGTGGTCCGCTCCAACTACGAGGCTATGATCGACCGGGCCCACGGAGGACCCAACTTTATGATGCACTCTGGCATCTCCCAGGCATCCGAGTACGACGACCCGCCAGGCCTGAGGGAGAAGGCTGAGTACCTGCTGAGGGAATGGGTCAACCTGTACCACTCTGCAGCCGCCGGCCGGGACAGCACCAAGGCCTTCTCTGCCTTTGTGGGCCAG ATGCACCAGCAGGGCATTCTGAAGACCGATGACCTGATCACTCGTTTCTTCCGGCTGTGCACGGAGATGTGTGTAGAGATCAGCTACCGCGCCCAggccgagcagcagcacaacccTGCGGCCAGCGCCGCCATCATCAGGGCCAAGTGTTACCACAACCTGGACGCCTTTGTGCGCCTCATCGCCCTGCTGGTCAAGCACTCCGGAGAGGCCACCAACACCGTCACCAAGATCAACCTGCTCAACAAG GTTCTAGGTATTGTGGTTGGAGTGTTGATCCAGGACCATGATGTGAGACAGACTGAGTTCCAGCAGTTGCCTTACCATCGCATCTTCATCATGCTGTTGCTTGAGCTCAATGCCCCCGAGCATGTGCTGGAGACCATCAACTTCCAGACCCTCACCGCCTTCTG CAACACTTTCCACATCCTGAGGCCTACCAAAGCCCCTGGCTTTGTTTACGCTTGGCTGGAGTTGATCTCTCACCGTATCTTCATCGCCAGGATGCTGGCGCACACCCCACAGCAGAAG GGTTGGCCCATGTATGCCCAACTTCTCATTGATCTGTTCAAGTACCTGGCACCCTTCCTGAGGAATGTTGAGCTTAACAAACCTATGCAAATCCTCTACAAG GGTACCCTGCGCGTCCTTCTGGTCCTACTGCATGACTTCCCAGAGTTCCTGTGCGACTACCACTACGGCTTCTGCGACGTCATCCCGCCCAACTGCATCCAGCTCCGCAACCTGATTCTGAGTGCCTTCCCACGCAACATGAGGCTTCCAGACCCCTTCACTCCCAATCTGAAG GTTGACATGCTCAGCGAGATCAACATCGCTCCGCGCATCCTTACAAACTTCACCGGAGTGATGCCCTCTCAGTTCAAGAAGGATCTGGACTCGTACCTGAAGACACGCTCCCCCGTCACCTTCCTCTCTGAGCTCCGCAGCAATCTGCAGGTAGGGGGCGCCACTCTGGGTCCCTGGAAGTATTTGCAGCACAACGACACATCTTTAGAACAG GTGTCAAATGAGCCAGGCAACCGTTACAACATCCAGCTGATCAACGCTCTGGTGCTGTATGTGGGAACCCAGGCCATCGCACACATCCACAACAAGGGCAGCACCCCCTCGATGAGCACCATCACTCACTCAGCCCACATGGACATCTTCCAGAACCTGGCTGTGGACCTGGACACTGAGG GGCGTTATCTCTTCCTGAATGCCATCGCCAATCAGCTGCGCTACCCAAACAGCCACACCCATTACTTCAGCTGCACCATGCTGTACCTGTTTGCTGAGGCCAACACTGAGGCAATCCAGGAGCAGATTACCAG GGTTCTTCTGGAGAGGCTGATTGTGAACAGGCCTCATCCCTGGGGACTGCTCATCACCTTCATCGAGCTCATCAAGAATCCCGCCTTCAAGTTCTGGAGCCACGACTTTGTACACTGTGCCCCAGAGATTGAGAA gttGTTCCAGTCAGTGGCTCAGTGCTGTATGGGGCAAAAGCAGGCTCAGCAGGTGATGGAGGGCACTGgtgccagttag